A genomic window from Microvirga sp. TS319 includes:
- a CDS encoding DUF2189 domain-containing protein: MAKIDVVSHIHRDPVSEHLTIRRIGTSDLMDALRRGAEDFWAAPTHLFFICLLYPILGVFFAGLAFGNNMLPLLFPLMSGFALVGPLAAVGLYEISRERERGQDVSVSSVSNVFRSHSIGSIAALGVLLMVIFIAWLLTAQALYQSLFGWHAPDSLSGFLHEVFTTRDGWTLVIAGNALGFIFSAVVFSLSVISFPLLLDRDVGAIPAILTSFRAVAANPGPMIVWALIVALALVIGFIPLFVGLAVVLPILGHATWHLYRKVVE; the protein is encoded by the coding sequence ATGGCCAAGATCGACGTCGTTTCCCACATCCACCGTGACCCGGTTTCGGAGCACCTCACGATCCGCAGGATCGGCACCTCCGACCTCATGGACGCCTTGAGGCGGGGCGCCGAGGATTTCTGGGCCGCTCCGACCCATCTCTTCTTCATCTGCCTTTTATACCCGATCCTCGGCGTGTTCTTCGCGGGCCTCGCCTTCGGCAACAACATGCTGCCGCTTCTCTTCCCGCTCATGTCGGGCTTCGCCCTCGTGGGGCCGCTCGCGGCCGTGGGCCTCTACGAGATCAGCCGCGAGCGCGAGCGCGGACAGGACGTGTCCGTGAGCAGCGTCTCCAACGTCTTCCGCTCCCACTCCATCGGGTCGATCGCGGCGCTCGGCGTTCTGCTGATGGTGATCTTCATCGCCTGGCTCCTGACGGCCCAGGCGCTTTATCAATCGCTGTTCGGCTGGCATGCCCCGGATTCTCTGAGCGGCTTCCTGCATGAGGTCTTCACCACCCGGGACGGCTGGACCCTCGTCATCGCGGGCAATGCCCTCGGCTTCATCTTCAGCGCCGTCGTCTTCTCCTTGAGCGTGATCTCCTTCCCGCTCCTGCTCGACCGGGACGTGGGCGCGATCCCTGCGATCCTCACATCCTTCAGGGCGGTGGCCGCTAATCCCGGTCCCATGATCGTCTGGGCGCTCATCGTTGCCCTGGCGCTCGTCATCGGCTTCATCCCGCTCTTCGTGGGGCTGGCCGTGGTGCTGCCGATCCTCGGGCACGCGACCTGGCACCTCTATCGCAAGGTGGTGGAATGA
- a CDS encoding enoyl-CoA hydratase: MAYETIIVETRGKVGLITLNRPQALNALNSALLNEVNQALDTFEADPAVGCIVVTGSEKAFAAGADIKEMASLAYPQIYLDNQFSGWEKVAGRRKPMIAAVAGFALGGGCEFAMMCDFIIAADNAKFGQPEIKLGVMPGMGGTQRLTRLVGRAKAMEMCLTGRMMGAEEAERSGLVARVVPLADLISETMKTAETIAAMSLPIAMMTKETINRADEVSLSEGIRFERRVFHAMFATADQKEGMAAFVDKRAAEFKDQ, from the coding sequence ATGGCCTATGAAACGATCATCGTCGAGACGCGCGGCAAGGTGGGACTCATCACCCTCAACCGCCCCCAGGCTCTCAACGCCCTCAATTCGGCGCTCCTGAACGAGGTGAACCAGGCCCTCGACACCTTCGAGGCCGATCCGGCGGTCGGCTGCATCGTGGTCACCGGGTCCGAAAAGGCTTTCGCCGCGGGAGCCGACATCAAGGAGATGGCCTCGCTCGCCTATCCGCAGATCTATCTCGACAACCAGTTCTCCGGCTGGGAGAAGGTGGCGGGCCGCCGCAAGCCGATGATCGCCGCGGTCGCGGGCTTTGCGCTCGGCGGCGGCTGCGAATTCGCCATGATGTGCGATTTCATCATCGCGGCCGACAACGCCAAGTTCGGCCAGCCCGAGATCAAGCTGGGCGTCATGCCCGGCATGGGCGGCACGCAGCGCCTCACCCGCCTCGTCGGCCGGGCCAAGGCCATGGAGATGTGCCTGACGGGAAGGATGATGGGCGCGGAAGAGGCCGAGCGCTCCGGCCTCGTCGCCCGCGTGGTGCCCCTCGCGGACCTCATCTCCGAGACCATGAAGACGGCGGAGACCATCGCGGCCATGTCGCTGCCCATCGCCATGATGACGAAGGAAACCATCAACCGGGCCGATGAGGTGTCCTTGTCCGAGGGCATCCGTTTCGAGCGGCGGGTGTTCCACGCCATGTTCGCCACCGCCGACCAGAAGGAAGGCATGGCCGCCTTCGTGGACAAGCGCGCCGCCGAATTCAAAGATCAGTAA
- a CDS encoding TSUP family transporter, whose translation MPDIGFDMIAALAAISFFAGFVDSIAGGGGLLTVPALLLAGLSPASAIATNKVQGAFAAASATYTFGRRELINWRKAWGFTAVAFVSGVAGALCVRFLPQSLLQMLIPVLLIAIAVYFALSRKVKDEDAHARMTAFAFGATAPVAVGFYDGIFGPGAGSFYMLAFVTLLGYGVVRATAHTKLLNLASNLGSLLLYAATGAVIWPVGLVMAGASFLGAQVGSRLAMRLGSRIIRPLLVLVSAAMALRLLVDPANPWRVILSEGVRGGLSALF comes from the coding sequence GTGCCGGATATCGGTTTCGACATGATCGCGGCTCTCGCCGCGATCTCTTTTTTCGCGGGCTTCGTGGATTCGATCGCGGGCGGCGGCGGGCTTCTCACGGTGCCTGCTCTCCTGCTCGCAGGTCTCAGTCCGGCGAGCGCCATCGCCACCAACAAGGTGCAGGGCGCCTTCGCGGCGGCATCCGCCACCTACACCTTCGGACGCCGCGAGCTGATCAACTGGCGCAAGGCCTGGGGCTTCACGGCCGTGGCCTTCGTGAGCGGGGTCGCGGGCGCGCTCTGCGTGCGATTCCTGCCGCAATCCCTTCTGCAGATGCTGATCCCGGTGCTCCTGATCGCCATCGCGGTCTATTTCGCCCTGTCGCGCAAAGTGAAGGACGAGGACGCCCATGCCCGGATGACGGCGTTCGCCTTCGGCGCCACCGCTCCGGTCGCCGTCGGCTTCTATGACGGAATCTTCGGACCCGGCGCCGGCTCCTTCTACATGCTCGCCTTCGTGACACTCCTCGGCTACGGGGTGGTTCGGGCGACAGCCCATACCAAGCTTCTGAACCTTGCGAGCAACCTGGGCAGCCTTCTTCTCTATGCGGCCACCGGAGCCGTGATCTGGCCGGTAGGCCTCGTCATGGCAGGAGCCTCGTTTCTCGGGGCGCAGGTGGGCTCGCGGCTCGCCATGCGGCTGGGGAGCCGGATCATCCGTCCGCTGCTGGTCCTGGTCTCGGCCGCCATGGCGCTGAGGCTCCTCGTCGATCCCGCCAATCCGTGGCGCGTCATCCTGTCGGAAGGAGTGCGCGGAGGCCTCTCGGCGCTTTTTTGA
- the rpsT gene encoding 30S ribosomal protein S20 yields MANTVSAKKMTRKIAKRTAVNKSRRSRMRTFVRKVEEAIASGNQTEAFAAMRAAEPEMMRAAQKGIVHKNTASRKVSRLTSRIKALSA; encoded by the coding sequence ATGGCCAACACCGTGTCCGCCAAGAAAATGACCCGCAAGATTGCCAAGCGCACTGCGGTCAACAAGTCCCGCCGCAGCCGCATGCGGACGTTCGTCCGCAAGGTCGAGGAGGCGATCGCCTCCGGCAACCAGACCGAGGCCTTCGCGGCCATGCGCGCCGCCGAGCCGGAAATGATGCGCGCCGCCCAGAAGGGCATCGTGCACAAGAACACCGCTTCCCGGAAGGTTTCGCGCCTGACGAGCCGCATCAAGGCCCTGAGCGCCTAA
- the dnaA gene encoding chromosomal replication initiator protein DnaA, translating into MEASGEQTASDVWTRVKRRLRAELGEDIFASWFGRLELDTVMEGCAYLTVPTRFLKSWIESHYADRVLSVYRSETKDVERVVIGVRNTIGREASAQRRPGEAPRPNTPAPMPMTVQANEPKTPSLTLPQEERTENSDLGGAPLDPRLTFESFIIGRSNALAHAAADRVAHAANGQVIYNPLYLHAGVGLGKTHLLHAIGHQMRGQGRRVIYLTADRFMYGFVASLKAQTSLAFKERLRGIDLLIIDDVQFIQGKQIQQEFGHTLNALIDAGRQIVIAADRPPADLENLDERVRSRLAGGLVVEVTALDEALRTSILSTRIEALKTIHSTFEVGPNVIAYVARSITANGRDLEGAVNRLLAHATLTGSAITLETAETAIRDLVRNREPKRVKIEDIQKLVASRYNVSRSDILSERRTAAVVRPRQIAMYLSKVLTLRSLPEIGRRFGGRDHTTVLHAVRKIEKALGEDHALSDEVELLKRMLQE; encoded by the coding sequence ATGGAAGCTTCTGGCGAGCAAACGGCATCGGATGTCTGGACGCGGGTCAAGCGCCGCCTGCGTGCCGAGCTGGGTGAGGATATCTTTGCCAGCTGGTTCGGCCGCCTGGAACTGGATACGGTGATGGAAGGCTGCGCCTATCTGACGGTGCCGACCCGGTTCCTGAAAAGCTGGATCGAGTCCCACTATGCCGACCGGGTGCTGTCGGTGTACCGCTCGGAGACCAAGGATGTGGAGCGCGTGGTGATCGGCGTGCGCAACACGATCGGCCGCGAGGCATCCGCCCAGCGCCGCCCGGGCGAGGCCCCCCGTCCGAACACGCCTGCCCCCATGCCGATGACCGTTCAGGCCAACGAACCCAAGACGCCCTCGCTCACTCTTCCCCAGGAGGAGCGGACGGAAAACTCGGATCTCGGCGGCGCGCCGCTCGATCCGCGCCTGACTTTTGAGAGCTTCATCATCGGCCGCTCCAATGCCCTGGCGCATGCTGCCGCCGACCGGGTCGCCCATGCGGCCAACGGTCAGGTGATCTACAACCCGCTTTATCTTCATGCGGGCGTTGGTCTCGGCAAGACCCATTTGCTCCATGCCATCGGCCATCAGATGCGCGGCCAGGGCCGGCGCGTCATCTATCTCACCGCGGACCGCTTCATGTACGGCTTCGTCGCGTCCCTGAAGGCGCAGACGTCGCTGGCCTTCAAGGAGCGCCTGCGCGGGATCGACCTGCTCATCATCGACGACGTGCAGTTCATCCAGGGCAAGCAGATCCAGCAGGAATTCGGCCACACGCTCAACGCCCTCATCGATGCGGGCCGCCAGATCGTGATCGCCGCCGACCGCCCGCCGGCGGATCTCGAGAACCTGGACGAGCGCGTGCGCTCGCGCCTCGCTGGCGGCCTCGTGGTCGAGGTCACGGCGCTCGACGAAGCCCTTCGCACCTCGATCCTCTCCACCCGCATCGAGGCCCTCAAAACCATTCACTCCACCTTCGAGGTGGGTCCCAACGTCATCGCCTACGTGGCCCGCTCGATCACGGCGAACGGCCGCGATCTCGAAGGTGCGGTGAACCGCCTCCTGGCGCATGCCACGCTCACCGGCTCGGCCATCACCCTCGAGACCGCCGAGACCGCGATCCGCGATCTCGTGCGCAACCGCGAGCCGAAGCGCGTGAAGATCGAGGACATCCAGAAGCTCGTGGCCTCGCGCTACAACGTCTCCCGCTCGGATATCCTCTCGGAACGGCGAACCGCCGCCGTAGTGCGGCCACGCCAGATCGCCATGTATCTGTCCAAGGTGCTGACGCTCCGCTCCCTGCCGGAGATCGGCCGCCGCTTCGGCGGGCGTGATCACACCACCGTGCTCCATGCGGTGCGCAAGATCGAAAAGGCGCTTGGCGAGGATCACGCGCTCTCCGACGAGGTCGAGCTGCTCAAGCGGATGCTCCAGGAGTAA